In Nicotiana tabacum cultivar K326 chromosome 11, ASM71507v2, whole genome shotgun sequence, a single window of DNA contains:
- the LOC142165952 gene encoding secreted RxLR effector protein 161-like: MIGSLVYLTASQPDIMFSVCKCVRFQSAPKESRLTAVKRIIRYLIGTVSHGLWYPRSNTFKLEGFSDADLAGDKEDRKSTSGTYQLLGKALISWNSKKQGSVALATTKVEYIAIGQCCAQLLWMSHQLGDYELFFKPIQIFYDNSSAICLSKNHVHHSRAKHIDIKHHFIREHILKGNI, translated from the coding sequence atgattggttCCCTTGTTTATCTAACTGCTAGTCAACCAGATATTATGTTCAGCGTTTGTAAATGTGTCAGGTTTCAGTCAGCTCCTAAGGAGTCTCGCCTGACTGCAgtaaaaagaattattcgatatCTCATTGGAACTGTTTCTCATGGATTATGGTATCCTCGTTCTAATACTTTTAAATTAGAGGGTTTTTCAGATGCTGATCTTGCAGGTGATAAGGAAGATAGAAAAAGTACAAGTGGAACATATCAATTGCTTGGTAAAGCTTTGATATCGTGGAATAGTAAAAAACAAGGATCAGTTGCACTAGCCACTACTAAAGTTGAATACATTGCTATTGGACAATGTTGTGCACAACTACTGTGGATGTCTCATCAACTTGGTGACTATGAATTATTCTTTAAGCCTATTCAGATTTTCTATGATAATTCTAGTGCTATTTGTCTTTCAAAAAATCatgtgcatcattctagagcaAAGCATATAGACATAAAGCATCATTTTATTAGAGAACATATTCTTAAAGGAAACATATAA